One Pseudonocardia abyssalis DNA segment encodes these proteins:
- a CDS encoding GNAT family N-acetyltransferase yields MSPLTPIQPAPTQPAPTQPAPTPPSPARWRCRWDTRLATPVPRLRPLRRDDDLAVDTVFAGLSAQSRYLRFHSPTPVLSAGTRRRLLDVDGRTHAALLAELPTVAGWHPVGIARLIAHAPRQAELAVAVVDDRQGRGIGRRLVEGLGTLAAELGYAELFGDVLRENVRIVRLLRSAFPGARLTWNDGTLRVSCRIDRPTGEITDEDILADLLF; encoded by the coding sequence TTGAGTCCCCTGACCCCGATCCAGCCCGCCCCGACCCAGCCCGCCCCGACCCAGCCCGCCCCGACCCCGCCGTCGCCCGCCCGGTGGCGGTGCCGCTGGGACACCCGGCTCGCCACCCCCGTGCCCCGGCTGCGACCGTTACGTCGCGACGACGACCTCGCCGTCGACACGGTGTTCGCCGGGCTGTCGGCGCAGAGCCGCTACCTGCGCTTCCACTCCCCCACGCCGGTGCTGTCCGCCGGGACCCGGCGCCGGTTGCTCGACGTCGACGGGCGCACCCACGCCGCGCTGCTGGCCGAGCTGCCGACCGTGGCGGGTTGGCACCCGGTCGGCATCGCCCGGCTCATCGCGCACGCTCCCCGACAGGCCGAGCTCGCCGTCGCCGTCGTCGACGACCGCCAGGGCCGGGGCATCGGCCGTCGACTCGTCGAGGGTCTCGGCACGCTGGCGGCCGAGCTCGGCTACGCAGAGCTGTTCGGCGACGTGCTCCGGGAGAACGTGCGGATCGTGCGGCTGCTGCGCTCGGCCTTCCCCGGCGCGCGGCTGACCTGGAACGACGGCACCCTGCGGGTGTCCTGCCGAATCGACCGCCCGACCGGGGAGATCACGGACGAGGACATCCTCGCCGACCTGCTGTTCTGA
- a CDS encoding tautomerase family protein: MPFYQFTIPADGPSAQRKAEIAAAFTKVHTSVTGAPARYVNCSFVEVPSGSLFVADEVVEHGRMIGLIRSGRTEAVKRELITGLAQAWAEVTGEPVAGFALFLQEVPGHAVMEHGEILPEAADD; the protein is encoded by the coding sequence ATGCCCTTCTACCAGTTCACGATCCCGGCCGACGGTCCGAGCGCGCAGCGCAAGGCGGAGATCGCCGCCGCGTTCACGAAGGTCCACACCTCCGTCACCGGGGCGCCCGCGCGCTACGTCAACTGCTCCTTCGTCGAGGTGCCGAGCGGCAGCCTGTTCGTCGCCGACGAGGTGGTCGAGCACGGCCGCATGATCGGGCTCATCCGGTCCGGCCGCACCGAGGCGGTCAAGCGCGAGCTGATCACCGGCCTCGCGCAGGCCTGGGCGGAGGTCACCGGCGAGCCCGTGGCGGGCTTCGCGCTCTTCCTGCAGGAGGTGCCCGGGCACGCCGTCATGGAACACGGCGAGATCCTCCCCGAGGCCGCCGACGACTAG
- a CDS encoding mycothiol transferase translates to MNATDVLADAFSRVRDSAHAAVADLTAGQLAWRADPAANTVAWLLWHLARVQDDHVAGVAGSPQVWTAQGWSERFALPFDDAEIGYGHHAADVAAVHPDPPDLLTGYLDAVLARTGEYLATLTDTDLDRVVDEDWDPPVTLGVRLVSIVDDDLQHVGQAALLRGIVLREAVEPDTVTGRA, encoded by the coding sequence ATGAACGCCACCGACGTCCTCGCGGACGCCTTCTCCCGCGTGCGGGACAGCGCGCACGCCGCCGTCGCCGACCTCACCGCCGGGCAGCTCGCGTGGCGGGCCGACCCGGCGGCGAACACCGTCGCCTGGCTGCTCTGGCACCTCGCCCGAGTGCAGGACGACCATGTGGCGGGTGTCGCGGGGAGCCCGCAGGTGTGGACCGCCCAGGGCTGGTCGGAGAGGTTCGCCCTCCCGTTCGACGACGCCGAGATCGGTTACGGCCACCACGCCGCCGACGTCGCCGCGGTGCACCCGGACCCACCCGACCTGCTCACCGGCTACCTCGACGCCGTCCTCGCCCGCACCGGGGAGTACCTGGCGACGCTGACCGACACCGATCTCGACCGCGTCGTCGACGAGGACTGGGACCCGCCCGTCACGCTGGGGGTGCGACTGGTCAGCATCGTCGACGACGACCTGCAGCACGTCGGGCAGGCCGCCCTGCTGCGGGGGATCGTGTTGCGCGAGGCGGTGGAACCGGACACGGTGACAGGGCGGGCCTGA
- a CDS encoding helix-turn-helix transcriptional regulator, producing the protein MSETVAVGRDAQLAEVERFLDRAADGPAGLLLEGPAGIGKTTVWRAAITAARARGHRVLSATAVDAESDLPFVGLRDLSAVVPVEAGDGLPAVQRAALDVALLRSGDPGAAADPSAVCAAALGVVRLLAAEGPLVVAVDDVTWMDRSSQRLLRYVLRRLRRERVGVLLARRTGEPGVPIGLDAPALAATTVRVELGALDVDDVHVLLTEHAGMALSARTTGHIHRVSGGNPFYAVEIGRAVVAGGRRRPSEEDLPVPGGVLAVTTRRLAALSAAARRTLGVVALLSATTVDRVTAVVGPETAAALEEAVDEGLLDVDGADVRFTHPILRSAVTAGLPALRRQGLHRELAAATDDPAERAVHLAAAATGPDPAVAAALDAAARRASAQGAPDAAAALADRAVALTPPDRPDDRARRVIDAACHHYRADDADTARERLRPLVADLPPGPLRAEALLWSGTFWSEDDTDEALTQLRGALGVVAELAGTDDGGGVLGELAAAAHRQLAVVQVFAGNTFSADAHAHQGLRIALTGSDADSIAESRATLAWTQFWDGHGLRPELLEPASAQRRWTRFAPNDKTPGLVSGMLLSLTDDLDAARATLRAEYGDARDRGLDRAACIALFNLIEVERRAGHWALALDLADEGHRVADASGDGLGRSLLLQARGHVRARLGMLAEARADAADAMALGTAVSSPMAVRFGHTLLGFVELSCGDHAAVDRHLSPLAERLLHGGFDPGLSRFVLDHVEALVALGELDRADVLLARFTAQAQALGRASSLAGATRCRALLLAARGDADGAAAASTEAIAAHERLGAPFEHGRTLLVAGSIHRRAKRRRAARDALRAAVVIFEELGSPPWTARAREELARIGGRAPSATALTGAEERVAALVAAGRSNREVAAELFLTVATVEATLWKVYRKLGVRSRTELSVVRARTVRRSPGR; encoded by the coding sequence ATGTCCGAGACCGTGGCCGTGGGCCGGGACGCGCAGCTCGCCGAGGTGGAGCGGTTTCTCGACCGCGCCGCCGACGGTCCGGCCGGGTTGCTGCTGGAGGGGCCCGCCGGGATCGGCAAGACCACCGTGTGGCGGGCCGCGATCACCGCGGCCCGGGCGCGCGGGCACCGCGTGCTGTCCGCCACGGCGGTCGACGCCGAGTCCGACCTGCCGTTCGTCGGGCTGCGCGACCTGTCCGCCGTGGTGCCGGTGGAGGCGGGCGACGGGTTGCCCGCGGTGCAGCGGGCCGCGCTCGACGTGGCGCTGCTGCGCTCGGGCGACCCCGGTGCGGCTGCCGACCCGAGCGCCGTGTGCGCCGCCGCACTGGGCGTCGTCCGGCTGCTCGCGGCCGAGGGTCCGCTGGTCGTCGCCGTCGACGACGTCACCTGGATGGACCGCTCCTCGCAGCGGCTGCTGCGCTACGTCCTGCGGCGGCTGCGCCGGGAGCGGGTGGGGGTGCTGCTGGCCCGGCGCACGGGGGAACCGGGCGTGCCGATCGGGCTGGACGCTCCGGCGCTGGCGGCGACGACCGTGCGCGTCGAGCTCGGGGCGCTGGACGTCGACGACGTGCACGTGCTGCTCACCGAGCACGCCGGTATGGCGCTGTCGGCCCGCACCACCGGACACATCCACCGGGTCAGCGGCGGCAACCCGTTCTACGCCGTCGAGATCGGGCGGGCGGTGGTGGCCGGCGGGCGGCGACGCCCGAGCGAGGAGGACCTCCCGGTGCCCGGCGGCGTCCTCGCCGTCACGACCCGGCGACTGGCCGCGCTCTCCGCTGCGGCGCGGCGGACGCTCGGGGTCGTCGCGCTGCTGTCCGCGACCACCGTCGACCGGGTCACGGCGGTCGTCGGGCCGGAGACGGCCGCGGCGCTGGAGGAGGCCGTCGACGAGGGACTGCTCGACGTCGACGGCGCCGACGTCCGCTTCACCCACCCGATCCTGCGCTCGGCGGTGACGGCGGGGCTGCCCGCGCTGCGCCGCCAGGGCCTGCACCGGGAGCTGGCCGCCGCCACCGACGACCCGGCCGAGCGCGCGGTCCACCTCGCCGCCGCGGCCACCGGCCCCGACCCGGCTGTGGCCGCCGCGCTCGACGCGGCCGCGCGCCGCGCGTCGGCGCAGGGTGCGCCGGACGCCGCGGCCGCCCTGGCCGACCGCGCGGTGGCGCTGACCCCGCCGGACCGTCCGGACGACCGGGCCCGGCGCGTGATCGACGCCGCCTGCCACCACTACCGGGCCGACGACGCGGACACCGCCCGTGAGCGGCTCCGCCCGCTCGTCGCCGACCTGCCGCCCGGGCCGCTGCGGGCCGAGGCGCTGCTGTGGTCGGGCACCTTCTGGTCCGAGGACGACACCGACGAGGCCCTCACGCAGCTGCGGGGGGCGCTCGGGGTCGTCGCGGAGCTGGCGGGCACCGACGATGGCGGCGGCGTGCTGGGCGAGCTGGCCGCCGCGGCCCACCGCCAGCTCGCGGTCGTGCAGGTCTTCGCGGGCAACACCTTCTCCGCCGACGCCCACGCGCACCAGGGCCTGCGCATCGCGCTCACCGGATCCGACGCGGACTCGATCGCGGAGAGCCGGGCGACCCTGGCCTGGACCCAGTTCTGGGACGGCCACGGGCTGCGCCCCGAGCTGCTCGAACCCGCGTCGGCGCAGCGCCGTTGGACCCGCTTCGCCCCCAACGACAAGACGCCGGGGCTCGTCTCCGGGATGCTGCTGAGCCTGACCGACGACCTCGACGCGGCCCGCGCGACCCTGCGTGCCGAGTACGGCGACGCCCGTGACCGCGGCCTCGACCGCGCGGCGTGCATCGCGCTGTTCAACCTCATCGAGGTGGAGCGGCGCGCCGGCCACTGGGCGCTCGCCCTCGACCTGGCCGACGAGGGCCACCGCGTCGCCGACGCCTCCGGTGACGGTCTCGGGCGGTCGCTGCTGCTCCAGGCCAGGGGGCACGTGCGGGCCCGGCTGGGGATGCTCGCGGAGGCCAGGGCCGACGCGGCCGACGCGATGGCGCTCGGCACGGCCGTCTCCTCGCCGATGGCCGTGCGGTTCGGGCACACCCTGCTGGGGTTCGTGGAGCTGTCCTGCGGCGACCATGCCGCCGTCGACCGGCACCTCTCGCCGCTGGCCGAGCGGCTGTTGCACGGGGGGTTCGACCCCGGGCTGTCCCGGTTCGTCCTCGACCACGTGGAGGCGCTCGTCGCGCTCGGCGAGCTGGACCGCGCCGACGTGCTCCTCGCGCGTTTCACCGCGCAGGCGCAGGCGCTGGGCCGGGCGTCGTCGCTGGCCGGGGCGACGCGCTGCCGGGCCCTGCTGCTCGCCGCACGGGGCGACGCCGACGGGGCGGCCGCCGCGTCGACCGAGGCGATCGCCGCCCACGAACGCCTCGGCGCGCCCTTCGAGCACGGGCGGACGCTGCTGGTCGCGGGCTCGATCCACCGCCGGGCGAAGCGCCGCCGCGCAGCCCGCGACGCGCTGCGGGCCGCGGTCGTGATCTTCGAGGAACTGGGCAGCCCGCCGTGGACCGCCCGCGCCCGCGAGGAACTGGCCCGGATCGGCGGC
- a CDS encoding FdhF/YdeP family oxidoreductase: protein MKQPKRRTTDYDESDLRVTHPEHWAAGVPGVAVSLKRAFERMGASRTARTLTKLNQAEGFDCMSCAWPDPDPGHRSIAEFCENGAKAVAEEATTDRATPEFFARHSIAELDERSEYWLGQQGRITNPMVKQPGDTHYRPIDWEGAFALIGRELQALDSPDEATFYTSGRASNEAAFAYQLLARAFGTNNLPDCSNMCHESTSIALQESIGIGKASVVMSDLETADLIIIAGQNPGTNHPRMLTHLEMAKERGAKILTINPLREAGLTRFKNPQRPKGVIGHGTALSDLHLPIRINGDLALFQAIGSLLVEWDALDHEFIERHTTGFDAWKRHVEALDWDAVLASTGLTREEITRAAEMLRDSRGTVFCWAMGVTQHRNGVATIKEITNVALAQGNIGRQGAGLFPVRGHSNVQGDRTMGIWERVPDAFLDSLQKEFGFDPPREHGLDTVDSVRAMRDGKVKVFVGLGGNFAQATPDTDVTATALRRTRLTVQISTKVNRSHLVCGEIALILPALGRTEKDVQATGPQWISVEDSTCSVHSSRGPLPPAGPLLRSEVAIVTGIAEAALGDRYGIDWSPMRQDYRRIREHIARVVPGCESYEVNARRPGGFVLPHPPRDSRTFPTESGSAEFVVSPVEVLHVPDGHLLLQTMRSHDQFNTTIYGLSDRYRGIEGGRRVVFLHRDDIAALGFDDGDHVDLSTRWDDDDIERCARDFRIVEYDTPRGTAAAYYPETNPLVPLDHVAEGSHQPASKSVIISLSRAGAAQGTTTGGQNGVDAEEGEKDYPRPEHLS from the coding sequence ATGAAGCAGCCCAAGCGCCGGACCACGGACTACGACGAGTCGGACCTGCGCGTGACCCACCCGGAGCACTGGGCGGCCGGGGTCCCGGGTGTGGCGGTGTCGCTCAAGCGCGCGTTCGAGCGCATGGGCGCCTCCCGCACCGCCCGCACGCTGACGAAGCTCAACCAGGCCGAGGGCTTCGACTGCATGAGCTGTGCCTGGCCGGACCCCGACCCGGGGCACCGCTCGATCGCCGAGTTCTGCGAGAACGGCGCCAAGGCCGTGGCCGAGGAGGCGACGACCGACCGCGCGACCCCGGAGTTCTTCGCGCGGCACAGCATCGCCGAGCTCGACGAGCGCTCGGAGTACTGGCTGGGGCAGCAGGGCCGGATCACGAACCCGATGGTCAAGCAGCCGGGTGACACCCACTACCGGCCCATCGACTGGGAGGGCGCGTTCGCGCTGATCGGGCGCGAGCTCCAGGCGTTGGACAGCCCCGACGAGGCGACCTTCTACACCTCGGGCCGGGCGTCGAACGAGGCCGCGTTCGCCTACCAGCTCCTCGCGCGGGCGTTCGGCACGAACAACCTGCCGGACTGCTCGAACATGTGCCACGAGTCGACGTCGATCGCGCTGCAGGAGTCGATCGGGATCGGCAAGGCCAGCGTCGTGATGAGCGACCTCGAGACCGCCGACCTGATCATCATCGCCGGGCAGAACCCCGGCACCAACCACCCGCGCATGCTGACGCACCTGGAGATGGCCAAGGAGCGTGGCGCGAAGATCCTGACGATCAACCCGCTGCGCGAGGCCGGTCTGACCCGCTTCAAGAACCCGCAGCGGCCCAAGGGGGTCATCGGGCACGGCACGGCGCTGTCGGACCTGCACCTGCCGATCCGGATCAACGGCGACCTCGCGCTGTTCCAGGCGATCGGGTCGCTGCTCGTCGAGTGGGACGCGCTCGACCACGAGTTCATCGAGCGCCACACCACCGGCTTCGACGCCTGGAAGAGGCACGTCGAGGCGCTGGACTGGGACGCGGTGCTGGCCTCCACCGGGCTGACCCGTGAGGAGATCACGCGCGCCGCGGAGATGCTGCGCGACTCCCGCGGCACCGTGTTCTGCTGGGCGATGGGTGTCACCCAGCACCGCAACGGCGTTGCGACGATCAAGGAGATCACGAACGTCGCGCTGGCCCAGGGCAACATCGGGCGCCAGGGGGCCGGGCTGTTCCCCGTCCGCGGGCACTCCAACGTGCAGGGCGACCGCACCATGGGCATCTGGGAGCGGGTGCCGGACGCCTTCCTGGACTCGCTGCAGAAGGAGTTCGGGTTCGACCCGCCGCGCGAGCACGGGCTCGACACCGTCGACTCGGTGCGGGCGATGCGCGACGGGAAGGTGAAGGTCTTCGTCGGGCTCGGCGGCAACTTCGCGCAGGCCACCCCGGACACCGACGTGACGGCGACGGCGCTGCGCCGCACGCGGCTGACCGTCCAGATCTCGACGAAGGTCAACCGCAGCCACCTCGTGTGCGGCGAGATCGCCCTGATCCTCCCCGCGCTCGGGCGCACGGAGAAGGACGTGCAGGCCACCGGGCCGCAGTGGATCTCCGTCGAGGACTCGACGTGCTCGGTGCACTCCAGCCGCGGCCCGCTGCCGCCCGCCGGACCGCTGCTGCGCTCGGAGGTCGCGATCGTCACCGGGATCGCCGAGGCCGCGCTGGGGGACCGGTACGGCATCGACTGGTCCCCGATGCGCCAGGACTACCGCCGCATCCGCGAGCACATCGCGCGCGTGGTGCCGGGCTGCGAGAGCTACGAGGTCAACGCGCGGCGCCCCGGCGGGTTCGTCCTGCCGCACCCGCCGCGCGACTCCCGGACGTTCCCGACGGAGTCCGGGTCGGCCGAGTTCGTCGTGTCGCCGGTGGAGGTGCTGCACGTGCCCGACGGGCACCTGCTGCTGCAGACGATGCGCAGCCACGACCAGTTCAACACCACGATCTACGGGCTGTCGGACCGTTACCGCGGGATCGAGGGCGGACGTCGCGTGGTGTTCCTGCACCGCGACGACATCGCGGCGCTGGGCTTCGACGACGGCGACCACGTCGACCTGTCGACCCGCTGGGACGACGACGACATCGAGCGCTGCGCCCGCGACTTCCGGATCGTGGAGTACGACACCCCGCGCGGCACGGCGGCGGCCTACTACCCGGAGACCAACCCGCTCGTGCCGCTGGACCACGTCGCGGAGGGCAGCCACCAGCCCGCGTCCAAGTCGGTGATCATCTCGCTGTCCCGCGCGGGTGCGGCGCAGGGGACCACGACCGGCGGGCAGAACGGGGTCGACGCCGAGGAGGGGGAGAAGGACTACCCGCGCCCCGAGCACCTGTCCTGA
- the idi gene encoding isopentenyl-diphosphate Delta-isomerase: protein MPPTPEQVVLVDDDGRPVGVADKATVHGTSTPRHLAFSCYGFDASGRVLVTQRARDKRAFPLVWTGTCCGHPAPGEDLADAVHRRLDHELGVRAHDLRLVLPDFGYRASDAGGIEEYEFCPVFVCTLDADPRPLRGEVEAWQWWGWERFLDAAAAGELSPWAALQAPLLADLGDPRTRRTG, encoded by the coding sequence ATGCCCCCCACCCCCGAGCAGGTCGTCCTCGTCGACGACGACGGGCGCCCGGTCGGCGTCGCCGACAAGGCCACCGTCCACGGCACGAGCACGCCCCGGCACCTGGCGTTCTCCTGCTACGGGTTCGACGCGTCCGGTCGCGTCCTGGTGACGCAGCGGGCGCGCGACAAGCGGGCGTTCCCGCTGGTCTGGACGGGCACCTGTTGCGGCCACCCCGCACCGGGGGAGGACCTGGCCGATGCGGTGCACCGGCGGCTCGACCACGAGCTCGGGGTCCGCGCCCACGACCTGCGCCTGGTCCTGCCCGACTTCGGCTACCGCGCGTCGGACGCGGGCGGGATCGAGGAGTACGAGTTCTGCCCGGTCTTCGTCTGCACCCTCGACGCCGACCCCCGCCCGCTGCGCGGCGAGGTCGAGGCGTGGCAGTGGTGGGGCTGGGAGCGGTTCCTCGACGCAGCTGCGGCGGGCGAGCTGTCTCCGTGGGCCGCGCTGCAGGCCCCGCTGCTCGCCGACCTGGGCGACCCCCGCACCCGCCGCACCGGCTGA